Proteins encoded together in one Equus asinus isolate D_3611 breed Donkey chromosome 12, EquAss-T2T_v2, whole genome shotgun sequence window:
- the CYP7A1 gene encoding cytochrome P450 7A1, producing the protein MLTVSLIWGIVIAVGCCLWLILGRRRRQMGEPPLENGLIPYLGCALQFGANPLEFLRANQRKHGHVFTCKLMGNYVHFITNPLSYHKVLCHGKYLDWKKFHFTTSAKAFGHSSIDPSDGNTTENISKTFIKTLQGDALNSLTEAMMENLQLVIRAPVVPKSQIPAWVTEGMYSFCYRVMFEAGYLTLFGRDLTGQDTQKALILNNLDNFKQFDKIFPALVAGLPIHVFKTAHHAREKLAEGLRHQTLGKRDHISELVSFMNDTLSTLDDMEKAKTHLAVLWASQANTIPATFWSLFQMIRSPEAMKAATEEVNKTLENAGQKVSFEGGPICLNQMQLNDMPVLDSIIKESLRLSSASLNIRTAKEDFTLHLQDGSYHIRKDDIIALYPQLMHLDPEIYPDPLAFKYDRYLDENGKTKTAFYSNGLKLKYYYMPFGSGATICPGRLFAVQEIKQFLILMLSYFELELVESHVKCPPLDQSRAGLGILPPLNDIEFKYKFKHL; encoded by the exons ATGCTGACCGTGTCTCTGATCTGGGGGATTGTTATAGCAGTGGGCTGCTGCTTATGGCTTATTCTTGGAAGGAGGAGAAG ACAAATGGGTGAACCGCCTCTGGAGAATGGGTTGATTCCATACCTGGGATGTGCTCTGCAATTTGGTGCCAATCCTCTTGAGTTCCTCAGAGCAAATCAAAGGAAACATGGCCATGTTTTTACCTGCAAACTAATGGGAAACTATGTACACTTCATCACAAATCCCTTGTCATACCATAAAGTTTTGTGCCATGGAAAATACCTTGATTGGAAAAAATTTCACTTCACTACTTCTGCAAAG GCATTTGGGCACAGCAGCATTGACCCGAGTGATGGAAACACCACTGAAAACATAAGCAAAACTTTCATCAAAACCCTGCAGGGTGATGCCTTGAACTCCCTCACAGAAGCCATGATGGAAAACCTCCAACTTGTCATAAGAGCTCCAGTCGTTCCTAAATCGCAGATACCTGCCTGGGTGACGGAGGGAATGTATTCCTTCTGCTACCGAGTGATGTTTGAAGCTGGGTATCTAACTCTCTTCGGCAGAGATCTTACAGGGCAAGATACACAGAAGGCACTTATTCTAAATAACCTTGACAACTTCAAGCAATTTGACAAAATCTTTCCAGCCCTGGTTGCGGGCCTCCCCATTCATGTGTTCAAGACCGCCCACCATGCCCGGGAAAAACTGGCAGAGGGCTTGAGACACCAGACCCTCGGAAAGAGAGACCACATCTCGGAACTGGTCAGCTTTATGAATGACACGCTCTCCACCTTAGACGACATGGAGAAGGCCAAGACGCACCTCGCTGTCCTCTGGGCGTCGCAAGCAAACACCATTCCAGCAACTTTCTGGAGCTTATTTCAGATGATTAG AAGCCCTGAAGCAATGAAAGCAGCTACTGAAGAAGTGAATAAAACACTAGAGAATGCTGGTCAAAAAGTCAGCTTTGAAGGTGGTCCTATTTGTTTGAATCAAATGCAACTGAATGACATGCCAGTGCTAG atagtATCATCAAGGAGTCTCTGAGGCTTTCCAGTGCCTCCCTGAACATCCGGACTGCGAAAGAGGATTTCACTTTGCACCTGCAGGACGGTTCCTATCATATTCGCAAAGATGACATCATAGCTCTTTATCCACAATTAATGCACTTAGATCCAGAAATCTACCCAGACCCTTTG GCTTTTAAATACGATCGATATCTCGATGAAAATGGGAAGACAAAGACCGCGTTCTATAGTAATGGACTCAAGCTGAAGTATTACTACATGCCCTTCGGGTCAGGAGCTACAATATGTCCTGGAAGATTATTTGCTGTCCAGGAAATCAAGCAATTTTTGATTCTGATGCTTTCCTATTTTGAACTAGAGCTTGTGGAGAGCCATGTTAAATGTCCCCCTTTGGACCAGTCCCGTGCAGGCTTAGGCATTCTACCGCCGTTAAATGATATCGAGTTTAAATACAAATtcaaacatttgtga